From the genome of Gemmatimonas phototrophica, one region includes:
- a CDS encoding serine/threonine-protein kinase yields the protein MAIETLVGTTLAGYTVRGKVGEGGTATVFRADHATHGTVALKVLREKLQHDKTAVARFLREAQFGARVEHPNIVRTLDYGQSDTDRYYLAIEWAGGEILDKYAEKSGPLPCKEVGEILAQICGAVQAAHDVGIVHRDLKPENIMYDPAAKHIKLLDFGIAADTDAAPDQRLTRAGFFVGTLMYVAPEALSGELVGPAADQYSLATIAYFLLSGCLPYTGKSPRELFSQLLTQPPVSLNKAKPSLTFPTAVEAVVMKALSKAPAERYPSVKAFSDAFIEAAGSTVMPTGQSAPAPSSGGGGDAGKDKGGLFGKMKGLFGR from the coding sequence GTGGCCATCGAGACGCTAGTCGGGACGACTCTTGCCGGGTACACGGTGCGTGGGAAGGTTGGCGAAGGCGGTACAGCTACCGTTTTTCGTGCCGATCATGCCACACATGGCACCGTAGCCCTGAAGGTGCTGCGCGAAAAGCTGCAGCACGATAAAACCGCTGTCGCGCGTTTCCTGCGCGAGGCACAGTTCGGTGCACGGGTAGAACACCCGAACATCGTACGCACCCTAGACTACGGCCAATCGGACACCGATCGCTACTATCTGGCGATTGAGTGGGCCGGTGGCGAGATCTTGGACAAGTACGCCGAAAAGAGCGGCCCCCTGCCGTGCAAGGAGGTTGGTGAGATCCTTGCCCAGATCTGCGGAGCGGTTCAGGCGGCCCACGATGTGGGCATCGTGCACCGCGACCTGAAGCCGGAGAACATCATGTACGATCCGGCGGCCAAGCACATCAAGCTGCTCGATTTCGGCATTGCTGCCGATACCGACGCCGCTCCCGACCAGCGCTTGACCCGGGCCGGGTTTTTCGTGGGCACGCTCATGTACGTGGCGCCGGAAGCATTGTCGGGCGAGCTGGTGGGTCCGGCGGCCGACCAGTATTCGCTGGCGACCATCGCGTACTTCCTGCTCTCCGGGTGCCTGCCGTACACTGGCAAGTCGCCGCGTGAGCTGTTCTCACAGCTGCTCACCCAGCCGCCGGTCTCGCTCAACAAGGCGAAGCCCAGTCTCACGTTCCCGACCGCCGTGGAAGCGGTGGTCATGAAAGCCCTGTCCAAGGCGCCCGCCGAACGGTATCCGTCGGTCAAGGCGTTCTCCGATGCCTTCATCGAGGCGGCCGGTAGCACGGTCATGCCCACTGGGCAGTCGGCTCCTGCCCCCTCCTCAGGGGGCGGCGGCGATGCCGGCAAGGACAAGGGCGGACTCTTTGGCAAGATGAAGGGACTGTTCGGACGTTGA
- a CDS encoding type IV pilin protein has translation MRSTRQGFTLIELLIVVVIIGILAAIAIPKFQTTKGKAYASTIKSDLKNLTSVQEDYFYFNETYANAMGLVNFDGTDGVTITIAEADGRGWSATATHPAAFPLTCAVYYGDAAPLSPATKEGVIECQ, from the coding sequence ATGCGATCCACCCGCCAGGGCTTCACGCTCATCGAACTGCTGATTGTGGTCGTGATCATCGGCATTCTTGCCGCGATCGCGATTCCGAAGTTCCAGACCACCAAGGGCAAGGCGTACGCCTCGACCATCAAGAGTGATCTGAAGAACCTCACCAGCGTGCAGGAGGACTACTTCTACTTCAATGAGACGTACGCCAACGCGATGGGGCTGGTGAACTTCGACGGCACGGACGGCGTGACGATCACGATTGCCGAGGCCGATGGGCGGGGGTGGTCGGCGACCGCCACGCATCCGGCGGCGTTTCCGCTAACTTGTGCCGTGTACTACGGCGATGCCGCGCCCCTGTCGCCCGCGACAAAGGAAGGGGTCATCGAGTGCCAATAA
- a CDS encoding helix-turn-helix domain-containing protein, whose product MDMVTSSRAPRAVVTFVTPAEQQRVDALTGRGCVTVHRENLDQVLSDLRTHAVSAVIVSVSRYQQHYAPSVARLVREFPRVPAVALLSAYETRSSAALLSLGEHGVRTLVDTRDPAGWRELRSLVNAETPGSIDNLAIRTLRNDLATARSSSVRFFDTLFTVPRSMTTVQQLARYIGVVPTTLMSRFYRAGIPAPKKYLAAARLVRAAHLLENPGSSITQVSFLMEYSSPQSFSRHVSGILHMGAAEFRRRYSGEQMLEHMRQSLVLPYRQQLQTFDPFASPPQWLVQRRPDSERVAAPD is encoded by the coding sequence ATGGACATGGTCACCAGCAGTCGAGCACCACGTGCCGTGGTCACGTTCGTGACGCCGGCGGAACAGCAGCGCGTGGATGCCCTGACCGGCCGAGGGTGTGTTACCGTGCATCGCGAAAACCTGGACCAGGTGCTCAGCGATCTGCGCACACACGCCGTGTCGGCGGTCATCGTCAGCGTGTCGCGCTACCAGCAGCACTACGCGCCTTCGGTCGCGCGGCTTGTTCGTGAGTTTCCGCGGGTGCCGGCTGTGGCGCTCCTGTCGGCCTACGAGACCCGATCGTCAGCCGCGCTGCTATCGCTGGGTGAACATGGCGTGCGCACCCTGGTGGATACACGCGATCCTGCCGGGTGGCGCGAATTGCGCTCGCTGGTGAATGCGGAAACACCGGGGAGCATTGATAACCTCGCCATTCGCACACTGCGCAATGATTTGGCGACGGCCCGCAGCAGCAGCGTGCGCTTTTTCGACACGCTCTTCACAGTGCCGCGCAGCATGACCACAGTGCAGCAATTGGCCCGCTACATCGGTGTGGTCCCTACCACCCTCATGAGTCGATTCTACCGGGCAGGTATTCCGGCGCCCAAGAAGTATCTGGCCGCGGCCCGTCTGGTACGCGCCGCACACCTGCTGGAGAATCCGGGGAGTTCCATAACCCAGGTCTCCTTTCTCATGGAGTACTCGTCACCGCAAAGCTTCTCCCGACACGTTTCGGGCATTCTGCACATGGGAGCGGCGGAGTTTCGACGCCGCTATTCCGGTGAACAGATGCTGGAGCACATGCGGCAATCGCTCGTCCTCCCGTATCGACAGCAGCTCCAGACTTTCGATCCGTTTGCATCGCCACCGCAGTGGTTGGTGCAACGCCGTCCCGACAGTGAACGGGTGGCGGCGCCAGATTAG
- the pyrE gene encoding orotate phosphoribosyltransferase, with product MTRLIALLASRSAKRGDFVLASGRRSNLYVDCRLTAMHPEGQLLIGRAGLAALRATGWPVDAVGGLTLGADPIAYAIAHASALAAERGDGEMVRGFTVRKEAKQHGTGKLIEGPFQAGDKVVVVEDVITTGGSALKAVEAIRAAGGEVLGVLSLVDRQEGGREALEAAGLRVISLVTAEQLMPLIA from the coding sequence ATGACACGCCTGATCGCCCTGCTGGCCAGCCGTTCGGCCAAGCGGGGCGATTTTGTGCTGGCCTCCGGCCGGCGCTCAAATCTGTATGTGGACTGCCGCCTCACGGCGATGCACCCCGAAGGGCAGCTCCTCATTGGGCGGGCCGGCCTGGCCGCGCTCCGTGCCACCGGCTGGCCCGTAGACGCCGTGGGCGGTCTGACCCTCGGCGCCGACCCGATTGCCTACGCCATTGCCCATGCCAGCGCCTTGGCCGCCGAGCGCGGTGACGGGGAGATGGTTCGGGGCTTTACCGTACGCAAGGAAGCCAAGCAGCACGGGACCGGGAAGCTCATCGAAGGGCCGTTCCAGGCCGGCGACAAGGTGGTGGTGGTGGAAGATGTGATCACCACCGGTGGCTCCGCCCTCAAGGCGGTCGAAGCCATTCGCGCCGCCGGCGGCGAGGTGCTGGGCGTGTTGTCGCTGGTAGACCGCCAGGAAGGCGGGCGGGAAGCGCTGGAAGCGGCGGGCTTGCGGGTCATCAGTCTGGTGACCGCCGAACAGTTGATGCCGCTGATCGCGTAG
- a CDS encoding methyl-accepting chemotaxis protein → MASPALPSLTPRSMPRLLTPASTRAVPVSAATLYEEERAKDVATFRVASRRRLWSTIIVAVVLVGAMQLGLAAVPLWTVAGMLAGALALNALLSVLGSTPSLYRRWLKYLFAIVDTALISGVVYVFGAPVLVLTYILAIVPYSFDRGPTLGYVTTAASVAGFVAASFAHNAFMPFSATPTPHILLAAGLLLLVSQQVIQMPSRLITRLRRTRERMAQVEHGDLSARADARHADELGFLERSFNGMVDELQLLIETVQREADEVAAVATQVYSASSTMQRRAVEVAGGAHSLSEELHVQQERAAQGLRTGHDARRTADSARRTAHTTASDAHVLDDMAGASREAIERAAQALLRVGEDVNAAATTVRALEPASEQVGHFVDTVSRIARQTNMLALNAAIEASRAGEDGLGFAVVADEIRALSVESAMAAKRVAATVQRVRDDISAAVLAMDTTADEVQGAGTIARDATRALTTMVDGISRITKQSDEVAVLAETQAQLSASAASAFEALDLSAQRASAGARTAADGSAAQRSSLEELSHSAQQLSQAAARLRSMALRHTTEFAVVR, encoded by the coding sequence ATGGCCTCTCCCGCCCTTCCCTCGCTGACGCCGCGGTCGATGCCGCGACTGCTCACCCCCGCCTCAACGCGGGCGGTGCCGGTCTCGGCCGCCACGCTCTACGAAGAGGAGCGGGCCAAGGATGTCGCTACCTTCCGCGTGGCGTCGCGCCGCCGGCTGTGGAGCACGATCATCGTGGCCGTCGTCCTGGTTGGCGCCATGCAACTGGGACTCGCGGCCGTCCCCCTCTGGACTGTGGCCGGGATGTTGGCCGGAGCGCTGGCGCTCAATGCGCTGCTGTCGGTCCTCGGGTCCACGCCGTCGCTCTACCGCCGCTGGCTCAAGTACCTCTTTGCCATCGTTGACACCGCCCTCATCAGCGGGGTGGTGTACGTGTTCGGGGCGCCCGTGCTGGTGCTCACCTACATCCTGGCCATTGTCCCCTATTCGTTCGATCGGGGACCCACGCTCGGGTACGTCACCACGGCGGCGTCTGTTGCCGGGTTTGTAGCGGCCAGTTTCGCGCACAACGCGTTCATGCCGTTCAGCGCCACGCCCACACCGCACATCCTGCTCGCGGCCGGGTTGCTGCTGCTCGTTTCGCAGCAGGTCATTCAGATGCCGTCGCGCCTTATCACCCGACTACGGCGAACCCGCGAGCGCATGGCGCAGGTGGAACACGGCGATCTGTCCGCCCGCGCCGATGCGCGTCACGCCGATGAACTGGGATTTCTCGAGCGCAGCTTCAACGGCATGGTGGACGAGCTCCAGCTGCTGATCGAGACGGTGCAGCGTGAAGCCGACGAAGTCGCGGCCGTGGCCACGCAGGTGTACAGCGCCTCCAGCACCATGCAGCGACGGGCGGTGGAAGTCGCCGGTGGGGCGCACTCCCTGAGCGAGGAGCTGCATGTGCAACAGGAGCGCGCCGCCCAGGGGCTTCGCACGGGACACGATGCGCGGCGCACCGCCGATTCGGCACGGCGCACCGCACACACCACGGCTTCCGACGCGCATGTGCTTGATGACATGGCCGGGGCCAGTCGAGAGGCCATTGAACGCGCCGCGCAGGCGCTGCTGCGCGTGGGGGAGGATGTGAACGCCGCCGCCACTACCGTACGTGCACTGGAGCCGGCCTCTGAACAGGTGGGACACTTTGTGGATACCGTGTCCCGCATTGCCCGGCAAACCAACATGCTGGCGCTCAACGCCGCCATTGAAGCCTCGCGTGCCGGAGAAGATGGGCTGGGGTTTGCCGTGGTAGCAGATGAAATCCGCGCGCTGTCGGTGGAAAGTGCGATGGCGGCCAAGCGCGTGGCCGCCACGGTGCAGCGGGTGCGCGATGACATCAGCGCCGCCGTCCTGGCCATGGATACGACGGCTGACGAGGTGCAGGGGGCCGGGACCATTGCCCGTGATGCCACCCGGGCGCTCACCACCATGGTGGACGGCATTTCGCGCATCACGAAGCAGAGCGATGAAGTGGCCGTGCTCGCTGAAACGCAGGCGCAGCTCTCCGCCTCAGCCGCGTCTGCCTTCGAAGCGCTTGATCTCTCCGCGCAGCGCGCGTCAGCCGGCGCCCGTACGGCGGCGGATGGTTCGGCGGCGCAGCGCAGCAGTCTCGAAGAGCTGTCCCACAGCGCCCAGCAACTGTCGCAGGCGGCCGCGCGGCTACGCTCCATGGCCCTGCGGCACACGACAGAGTTTGCGGTGGTGCGCTAA
- the polA gene encoding DNA polymerase I codes for MADVTLPPSPRLFLVDGYALIYRAFFALMQRPLTTSRGENSSIAWGVANFLKRLLNTHKPELLAWVHDSGATFRDELYPDYKATRERLTDDLQADFDQGLERVMQLLAAYDIPVLTAEGFEADDVIGTMARKGVAAGYNVVIVSGDKDFQQLVRPGVWLLNPGRGGPASVEENWVGVENANDRLGVPPERVIDYLALVGDSSDNVPGVKGIGEKGAIELINQFGALEEIIAHVHEITKKRPREALLQYEAEARLSKQLVTIHEDVPVELDPTKLQVNAPNAEALRALYLELEFSSLLKDVGGTGATAGPSSAPAAAAPAPPASRAPSLADRPAPLPVVRGESGVPVLADAVYRTVDSLDALTALLARVREVPYIAIDTETITDADAPYAIDAMRAQLVGLSVAVRAGEAYYLPFRHRREDGGGNLALLSGDAGIAGQRINAGAPEPVNLPSFDSAACAPLRAMLEDASVKKIAQNAKYDVLVLRGAGVRLAGLEFDTMLASYVLDPGRRSHGLDLLALEFLGHTMTAYEQLCGKGKTQLGFDVVPVDAARDYSCEDVDVTMRMRGVLEPLLASHEMLSLLLTMEVPLVSVLADMEYDGIAINLAWFDSLKTRFRAERERVEQAIYAEAGHEFNINSNPQLRTVLFEELGLPVKKKTATGPSTDASVLQELAEEGHTLPTLLMEYREIFKLEGTYIDALPRLVHPRDHRLHTSYNQTVAATGRLSSSDPNLQNIPSRRELGREIRRGFVPREGWRLLSADYSQIELRLLAHLSADPAFVTAFRAGGDIHKQTAAIIFGVSLVDVTSEMRARAKTINFATIYGQGAHALSRQLRISHAEAKAFIDTYFERFAGVKGFLDDCVTVAKQKGYVETLFKRRRYIPELKERNFNIRAFGERVAANAPIQGSAADLIKIAMIRVHEALASEGLAARMLLQVHDELVFELPPEEEGALAALVKREMEGAATLNVPLLVEMGIGTDWVSAKS; via the coding sequence ATGGCTGACGTGACCCTCCCGCCGTCCCCGCGACTGTTTCTGGTGGACGGCTACGCGCTCATCTATCGCGCGTTCTTTGCCCTCATGCAGCGTCCACTCACCACCAGTCGTGGTGAGAACAGTTCCATTGCGTGGGGCGTCGCCAATTTTCTCAAGCGCCTGCTCAACACGCACAAGCCCGAATTGCTGGCCTGGGTGCACGACAGCGGTGCGACGTTCCGCGACGAGCTGTACCCCGACTACAAGGCCACCCGCGAACGGCTCACCGACGATCTGCAGGCCGACTTCGATCAGGGACTCGAGCGCGTCATGCAGCTGCTGGCCGCGTACGACATTCCCGTGCTCACGGCCGAAGGGTTTGAAGCCGACGACGTGATTGGCACGATGGCGCGCAAGGGAGTGGCTGCCGGCTACAACGTGGTCATCGTGTCCGGCGACAAGGACTTTCAGCAGCTGGTGCGTCCGGGCGTGTGGCTGCTCAACCCCGGTCGGGGCGGTCCGGCCAGCGTGGAAGAGAACTGGGTGGGCGTGGAGAACGCCAACGATCGGCTGGGTGTGCCGCCCGAACGCGTCATTGATTATCTGGCACTGGTCGGTGACAGCTCCGACAACGTGCCGGGGGTGAAGGGCATTGGTGAGAAGGGCGCCATTGAACTGATCAATCAGTTTGGTGCCCTCGAAGAGATCATCGCGCACGTGCACGAGATCACCAAGAAGCGCCCGCGTGAAGCGCTGCTGCAATACGAAGCCGAGGCTCGGCTCTCCAAGCAGCTGGTGACCATTCACGAAGACGTTCCGGTGGAGCTTGATCCCACCAAACTCCAGGTGAACGCCCCGAACGCCGAGGCGCTGCGGGCGCTGTATCTGGAGCTCGAATTCAGCAGCCTGTTGAAGGACGTTGGAGGCACGGGCGCCACTGCCGGTCCGTCATCGGCCCCGGCGGCAGCGGCCCCGGCCCCCCCGGCGTCGCGTGCCCCGTCGCTCGCTGATCGCCCGGCGCCACTGCCGGTGGTGCGTGGCGAGAGCGGCGTGCCGGTGCTCGCCGATGCCGTGTATCGCACGGTGGATTCGCTCGACGCCCTGACGGCGTTGCTGGCCCGCGTGCGCGAGGTGCCGTACATCGCCATTGATACGGAAACCATTACCGACGCCGACGCGCCGTACGCCATTGATGCCATGCGCGCGCAGCTGGTGGGGCTGTCCGTGGCGGTGCGCGCCGGCGAGGCGTACTACCTGCCGTTCCGTCATCGGCGTGAGGATGGTGGTGGCAATCTCGCGTTGCTGTCGGGAGACGCGGGCATTGCGGGGCAGCGCATCAACGCGGGCGCGCCGGAGCCGGTCAATCTGCCGTCGTTCGACAGCGCGGCGTGTGCGCCGCTGCGCGCGATGCTCGAAGACGCCAGCGTGAAAAAAATTGCGCAGAACGCCAAGTACGATGTGCTGGTGCTGCGCGGCGCCGGGGTGCGACTGGCCGGGCTGGAGTTCGACACCATGCTGGCCAGCTACGTGCTCGATCCGGGACGTCGCTCGCACGGGTTGGACTTGCTGGCGCTGGAGTTTCTTGGGCACACCATGACGGCGTATGAACAGCTGTGTGGCAAGGGCAAAACGCAGCTGGGCTTCGATGTGGTGCCGGTGGATGCCGCGCGCGATTATTCGTGTGAGGACGTAGACGTCACCATGCGTATGCGGGGCGTGCTGGAGCCGCTGCTGGCGAGCCACGAGATGCTGTCGCTGTTGCTGACCATGGAAGTGCCACTCGTGTCGGTGCTGGCCGATATGGAGTACGATGGCATTGCCATCAATCTCGCATGGTTCGACAGTCTCAAGACACGCTTCAGGGCCGAGCGGGAGCGCGTGGAGCAGGCCATCTACGCGGAAGCGGGGCACGAGTTCAACATCAACTCCAATCCGCAGCTGCGCACGGTGCTTTTTGAGGAGCTGGGGCTGCCGGTCAAGAAGAAAACAGCCACGGGACCAAGTACCGATGCCAGTGTGTTGCAGGAGCTGGCCGAAGAGGGGCACACCCTGCCCACGCTGCTGATGGAATACCGCGAGATCTTCAAGCTGGAAGGCACGTACATCGACGCGTTGCCACGGCTTGTGCATCCGCGCGATCATCGATTGCACACGTCGTACAACCAGACCGTTGCCGCCACGGGTCGCCTGTCGAGTTCAGATCCGAATCTGCAGAACATTCCCAGCCGCCGTGAACTGGGTCGCGAGATTCGTCGGGGCTTTGTGCCGCGCGAGGGATGGCGGCTGCTCAGTGCCGACTACTCGCAGATCGAGTTACGATTGCTCGCGCACTTGAGCGCCGACCCGGCGTTCGTGACGGCGTTCAGGGCCGGTGGGGACATTCACAAGCAGACCGCGGCGATCATTTTTGGGGTCTCGCTAGTGGATGTCACCAGCGAGATGCGCGCACGCGCCAAGACGATCAACTTCGCGACCATTTACGGGCAGGGAGCGCACGCGCTGTCGCGTCAGCTGCGCATTTCGCACGCGGAAGCGAAGGCGTTCATCGACACGTACTTCGAGCGCTTTGCCGGGGTGAAGGGCTTCCTCGACGACTGTGTCACGGTGGCCAAACAGAAGGGGTACGTGGAGACGCTGTTCAAGCGGCGTCGGTACATCCCCGAGCTCAAGGAGCGGAACTTCAATATCCGCGCCTTTGGCGAGCGGGTGGCCGCCAACGCGCCCATTCAGGGCTCGGCGGCCGACCTGATCAAGATTGCCATGATTCGCGTGCACGAGGCGCTGGCCAGCGAGGGGCTGGCGGCGCGCATGCTGCTCCAGGTGCACGACGAACTCGTGTTCGAGCTGCCCCCGGAGGAAGAGGGGGCGTTGGCGGCGCTCGTGAAGCGGGAAATGGAGGGGGCGGCGACCCTCAATGTGCCCCTCCTGGTGGAGATGGGGATCGGCACCGATTGGGTATCGGCCAAGTCGTGA
- a CDS encoding GWxTD domain-containing protein, with the protein MTRKPFSRPAFGTLIFSATAALLLAGCARARPTGANSTVPTAPGGPPGAPPSVLGAPAEMQRLYRSMGLVAGSGAIPFTASVSFLRMPSPDSTLTLLALSLPSRALGFTREGDRYAAGYVARVQIRQGATLVRTIEATEQVRVPTFRETSRSDESIIWQQFVRLAPGRYTMSMSVKDESSIRNSSEEVSLEVPRLAPEGLSSPVPVYEAIPRQSVDSLPRILARPRATVVYGIDSVLAIYLDAVGPTPPASMQVRVVGDADIVGVDTLVTLPVRAGGRSGTVGILVNRLAVGINTVLVSAPGRPDTARTRILVSLGEDVPIGTFDEMIAYLRLFTNAERIRALREADLSARAAAWTTFLQETDPVPGTAEHEGIRDYFARIRNANVRFRDDAGAGWQSDRGTAFVALGDPDNIIDTGLLNPNERVRQQIWEYRELRIQLIFVDQTGFGRWRLSAQSRGDLDVAIRRKLGVR; encoded by the coding sequence ATGACACGGAAGCCATTTTCGCGTCCCGCCTTCGGGACCCTCATTTTCTCGGCTACTGCCGCCCTTCTCCTGGCCGGTTGCGCACGCGCGCGCCCCACCGGAGCGAACTCAACCGTACCGACTGCGCCAGGTGGCCCACCAGGGGCCCCGCCATCGGTGCTGGGAGCGCCGGCCGAAATGCAGCGGCTGTACCGGTCCATGGGACTGGTGGCCGGATCGGGGGCCATCCCCTTCACGGCATCGGTCTCCTTCCTGCGCATGCCGTCTCCGGATTCCACGCTCACCCTGCTGGCCCTCTCGCTCCCTTCCCGCGCGCTCGGCTTCACGCGCGAAGGCGACCGCTACGCAGCGGGGTACGTGGCGCGCGTGCAGATCCGGCAGGGCGCCACTCTGGTCCGTACCATCGAAGCCACTGAGCAGGTACGGGTCCCAACCTTCCGGGAAACGTCGCGTTCCGACGAGAGCATCATCTGGCAGCAGTTCGTGCGCCTCGCGCCCGGCCGCTACACCATGTCGATGAGCGTCAAGGATGAGTCCAGCATCCGCAACTCGAGCGAAGAAGTCTCACTGGAGGTGCCGCGACTGGCACCGGAGGGGCTTTCGTCACCGGTGCCGGTGTACGAGGCCATTCCACGGCAGAGCGTCGATTCGCTGCCGCGTATTCTGGCCCGCCCGCGGGCCACGGTGGTCTATGGCATCGATTCCGTGCTCGCGATCTACCTCGACGCCGTAGGGCCCACACCGCCCGCATCGATGCAGGTACGCGTGGTGGGCGACGCGGATATTGTGGGCGTGGACACCCTGGTTACGCTGCCGGTGCGCGCCGGCGGCCGCAGCGGTACGGTTGGCATTCTGGTGAATCGACTCGCGGTGGGGATCAACACGGTGCTGGTCTCGGCGCCCGGGCGCCCCGACACCGCGCGCACTCGCATCCTGGTGTCGCTGGGCGAAGATGTGCCCATTGGCACGTTCGACGAAATGATCGCCTATTTGCGTCTCTTCACCAACGCCGAGCGGATCAGGGCTTTGCGCGAAGCGGACCTGAGTGCGCGGGCGGCGGCCTGGACGACGTTTCTGCAGGAAACCGATCCGGTGCCCGGGACGGCTGAACATGAAGGCATACGTGATTACTTTGCGCGCATCCGCAACGCCAACGTCCGTTTCCGTGATGATGCCGGAGCCGGATGGCAGTCGGATCGCGGCACAGCCTTTGTTGCGCTGGGCGATCCGGACAACATTATCGACACCGGGTTGCTCAATCCAAATGAGCGCGTCCGCCAGCAGATCTGGGAATATCGCGAGCTTCGTATCCAGCTCATCTTCGTTGACCAGACCGGCTTTGGCCGCTGGCGCCTCAGTGCCCAAAGTCGTGGCGATCTCGACGTGGCCATTCGTCGCAAGCTCGGCGTCCGCTGA
- the dnaN gene encoding DNA polymerase III subunit beta has product MKFTISREKLQEGLQAVTAAVPAKTTLPVLANLLVETTERGIRFSATDLDIAVSTEVSADVETPGAITIPAKKLSEIARELPPSPVKITASGEQRVTIECGRSKFKLLGLPRDEFPTFPSVRFNDSWRVKSGELQKLISHTAFAVSTEESRPILNGVLWELREERMRMVATNGHRLAKMELPVEASSAPPGDLIVPPKALEQIRRLFPAEEELEIARGDNHLGFRSPFTSVFTRLVEGPYPNYEQVIPKDNDRYALADKAALTSALKRMSVIASDQTHRIKMSFNTGMLKFSVTTPDLGEASDELPVNYTGDQLDIGFNATYLLEILRYMPTEQVRLTFKAPERAATIEPEGWDDPAKYLCLVMPLRLMD; this is encoded by the coding sequence ATGAAGTTCACGATCTCGCGTGAAAAACTGCAGGAAGGCCTCCAGGCCGTGACCGCTGCGGTACCGGCCAAGACCACTTTGCCGGTACTCGCCAATCTGCTCGTCGAAACCACCGAGCGCGGAATTCGCTTTTCCGCGACCGACCTCGATATCGCTGTCAGCACGGAAGTCAGTGCCGACGTCGAAACGCCTGGCGCGATCACCATTCCCGCCAAGAAACTCAGCGAGATCGCCCGCGAGCTGCCGCCGTCGCCGGTCAAGATCACGGCGAGCGGCGAGCAGCGAGTGACCATCGAGTGCGGACGATCCAAGTTCAAGCTGCTTGGCTTGCCGCGCGATGAGTTCCCCACGTTCCCGAGCGTACGCTTCAACGACTCGTGGCGCGTCAAGTCGGGAGAACTGCAAAAACTCATCTCGCACACCGCCTTTGCCGTCAGCACCGAAGAGTCGCGACCCATTCTCAACGGCGTGCTCTGGGAGCTGCGCGAAGAGCGCATGCGCATGGTGGCCACCAACGGTCACCGCCTGGCCAAGATGGAGCTGCCAGTCGAAGCCAGCAGCGCCCCGCCGGGCGATCTCATCGTGCCCCCCAAGGCGCTCGAGCAAATCCGCCGGCTCTTTCCGGCCGAAGAAGAACTCGAAATTGCGCGCGGCGATAACCACCTCGGCTTCCGCTCGCCATTCACGTCGGTCTTTACCCGCCTCGTTGAGGGTCCGTATCCCAACTACGAACAGGTCATCCCCAAGGACAACGACCGCTATGCGCTGGCCGACAAGGCCGCGCTCACCAGCGCCCTCAAGCGCATGAGCGTCATTGCGTCCGATCAGACGCACCGCATCAAGATGTCGTTCAACACCGGGATGCTGAAGTTCAGCGTCACCACCCCCGATCTGGGCGAAGCCAGCGACGAACTCCCGGTGAACTACACCGGCGATCAGCTCGATATCGGCTTCAACGCCACCTATCTGCTGGAAATCCTGCGCTACATGCCCACCGAGCAGGTGCGCCTCACGTTCAAGGCCCCCGAACGTGCCGCCACCATCGAGCCCGAAGGGTGGGACGACCCGGCCAAGTACCTCTGCCTGGTCATGCCGCTGCGGTTGATGGATTGA